The following coding sequences lie in one Haladaptatus sp. DJG-WS-42 genomic window:
- a CDS encoding amino acid ABC transporter permease produces the protein MSDAPSRDRRALLRRVGTAAGLFVGVLFWGWLIVRWVNAWLLSGVTGIGPNEPFVSPTLFGGIAESLTATASLLGPLGGPVNLLGELFLYAAQTPEGLPQLAGAVWLTIVLTVLGLGLGLIIAIPLSVARVYGGTASRSIALGYIELIRGTPLLAQLFVLHFGTGLSSFIREFPGVGQSIIPDQFVWVAIIGFTINSAAYQAEYIRSALLSVEDGQLTAARAVGLSKLEAIRYVVLPQGLRYAIPGWSNEFVYLIKYSSLAAFITVPELFFTSQELATVGYQITVVYTLAALIYLALVLSASKLMNRVEQAVAIPGLGHVTGRTH, from the coding sequence ATGAGCGACGCTCCCAGTCGAGACAGACGGGCGCTTCTCAGGCGAGTTGGCACCGCTGCTGGCCTTTTTGTTGGCGTGCTCTTCTGGGGCTGGCTCATCGTCCGGTGGGTGAACGCATGGCTACTTTCGGGTGTGACCGGCATTGGGCCGAACGAGCCGTTCGTTTCTCCGACGCTCTTTGGCGGCATCGCCGAGTCACTCACCGCAACCGCGTCCCTCCTCGGGCCGCTCGGCGGGCCGGTAAATCTGCTCGGCGAGCTGTTCCTCTACGCCGCACAGACGCCGGAGGGGCTTCCACAGCTCGCGGGAGCCGTCTGGCTCACCATCGTCCTCACCGTGCTCGGCCTCGGGCTTGGCCTCATCATCGCCATCCCGCTCTCGGTCGCGCGGGTGTACGGTGGCACGGCTTCGCGGAGCATCGCGCTTGGCTATATCGAACTCATCCGCGGGACGCCATTGCTCGCCCAACTGTTCGTGTTGCACTTCGGGACGGGACTCTCCTCGTTCATCCGCGAGTTCCCCGGCGTTGGCCAGAGTATCATCCCAGACCAGTTCGTCTGGGTGGCCATCATCGGCTTCACCATCAACAGCGCGGCGTATCAGGCAGAGTACATCCGCTCTGCGTTGTTGTCCGTCGAAGATGGACAGCTCACCGCCGCGCGCGCCGTGGGTCTCTCGAAGCTTGAGGCGATTCGTTACGTCGTGCTCCCACAGGGACTGCGCTATGCGATTCCCGGCTGGTCGAACGAGTTCGTCTACCTCATCAAGTACTCCTCGCTCGCGGCGTTCATCACCGTCCCCGAACTGTTTTTCACCTCGCAGGAACTCGCCACAGTGGGCTATCAGATAACCGTGGTGTACACCCTCGCCGCGCTCATCTATCTGGCGCTCGTGCTCTCCGCGTCGAAGCTCATGAACCGCGTCGAACAGGCCGTCGCCATCCCCGGTCTCGGACACGTAACTGGCAGAACTCACTGA
- a CDS encoding amino acid ABC transporter ATP-binding protein: MTDPLLRVENVAKSYGAEEVLHDISFEMEPGDVEVLIGPSGSGKSTMLRCVNRLTEIDAGAIYLDGENVTAPSYDVNDLRREVGMVFQDFNLFAHLKARENITLGLRKVRGMDKAEANERAMEHLEQVGLADQADSYPAELSGGQKQRVGIARALAMDPKLMLFDEPTSALDPELIGEVLSVMRKLADDGMTMLVVTHEMSFAREVASGISFLADGSLVERGPPEQLFQNPQHDRTRQFLSRLSTTENHG; the protein is encoded by the coding sequence ATGACTGACCCGCTGCTCCGCGTCGAGAACGTCGCAAAATCCTACGGCGCAGAAGAGGTGCTCCACGACATCAGTTTCGAGATGGAACCCGGTGACGTAGAGGTACTCATCGGCCCCTCTGGCAGCGGGAAGTCGACGATGCTTCGTTGCGTGAACCGCCTCACCGAAATCGATGCAGGTGCCATCTACCTCGATGGCGAGAACGTCACGGCCCCAAGCTACGACGTAAACGACCTGCGACGCGAGGTCGGCATGGTGTTTCAGGACTTCAACCTGTTTGCCCACCTCAAAGCCCGCGAGAACATCACGCTCGGATTGCGAAAGGTTCGTGGCATGGACAAAGCCGAGGCGAACGAGCGAGCGATGGAACACTTAGAACAGGTCGGCCTCGCAGACCAAGCAGACTCCTACCCCGCAGAGCTGTCAGGCGGGCAAAAACAGCGCGTTGGCATCGCCCGCGCGCTTGCGATGGACCCGAAGCTCATGCTGTTCGACGAGCCGACGAGCGCGCTCGACCCTGAACTCATCGGCGAAGTGCTTTCCGTGATGCGCAAACTCGCAGACGATGGCATGACGATGCTGGTCGTCACCCACGAGATGAGCTTCGCCCGAGAAGTCGCCTCCGGCATCTCGTTTCTCGCAGACGGGTCGCTCGTCGAACGCGGCCCGCCTGAACAACTGTTCCAGAACCCACAACACGACCGGACGCGACAGTTCTTGAGCCGCCTTTCGACCACGGAGAATCACGGATGA
- a CDS encoding amino acid ABC transporter permease: MTLSAPILQASDWAFIAENAEFLVAGLWVTIKLTLASILLGFLLGFPAGAIEVYGRGPVKWAVETTGVVIRGIPIVVILVYIAFVLSVTNDPFWAATLGLGLRGGAYQSQVFRGAFQSVSSGQMEAARAIGLTRLQAIRHVSVPQALRRSVPGFQNEFTIVLKDTSVALVVGLSELLTRGNDLYLQPRGGSAVLEVFLLISAIYFVLTFVTNRSLDLLNDYYAIPGGNDT; the protein is encoded by the coding sequence ATGACCCTCTCAGCCCCAATCTTACAGGCGAGTGACTGGGCGTTCATCGCAGAGAACGCCGAATTTCTCGTAGCCGGGCTGTGGGTCACGATTAAACTCACGCTCGCGAGCATCCTGCTCGGCTTCCTCCTTGGATTTCCAGCAGGCGCAATCGAAGTGTACGGACGCGGCCCCGTAAAGTGGGCCGTCGAGACGACGGGGGTCGTCATCCGCGGCATCCCAATCGTCGTCATTCTCGTGTACATTGCCTTCGTACTCTCGGTGACCAACGACCCGTTCTGGGCGGCAACGCTCGGCCTCGGGCTTCGTGGTGGCGCATACCAATCACAGGTGTTCCGTGGCGCCTTCCAGAGCGTCTCGAGCGGGCAGATGGAAGCCGCCCGCGCGATTGGCCTCACGCGATTGCAGGCGATTCGCCACGTGAGCGTGCCACAGGCGCTTCGACGCAGTGTGCCGGGGTTTCAAAACGAGTTCACCATTGTGCTGAAAGACACGAGTGTGGCGCTCGTCGTCGGCCTCTCTGAGTTGCTCACGAGAGGGAACGACCTCTACTTACAGCCACGGGGCGGGTCTGCCGTCCTCGAAGTGTTCTTGCTCATCAGCGCCATCTACTTCGTGCTCACATTCGTGACCAACCGCAGCCTCGACTTACTCAACGATTACTATGCTATTCCCGGAGGAAATGACACATGA
- a CDS encoding basic amino acid ABC transporter substrate-binding protein, producing the protein MDRTFSSDIDRRSYLKLVGAGGAVGMMGTAGCLGGGDGGEGETTTTEGDDTETEDGGNGDMEVTEIVPGTAPGFAPFEFKEGDELVGFDIDLTTAVVENMDGYELGEWKEFEFSSLIPALTSENIDLIAAAMTINDERKQTISFSDPYYEADQSVLVRADGEFAPGSLDDLNGHPVGAQKGTTGESIVQEQVPDATYRAYDNYVLAVRDLENGNVDAVVLDKPVAENFASQNAVEVAFIEETGEQYGLGVRQDSEFIDALNEGLAAVQEDGTYEEIVNKWFGQE; encoded by the coding sequence ATGGATCGCACATTCAGCAGTGACATAGACCGCCGCTCCTACCTGAAGCTCGTCGGAGCCGGTGGCGCAGTCGGAATGATGGGAACCGCAGGCTGCCTCGGTGGCGGCGACGGCGGTGAAGGCGAAACGACCACGACCGAAGGCGACGACACCGAAACTGAAGACGGTGGCAACGGCGACATGGAAGTCACCGAAATCGTCCCCGGTACCGCGCCCGGCTTCGCGCCGTTCGAGTTCAAAGAGGGCGACGAACTCGTCGGCTTCGACATCGACCTGACTACGGCAGTCGTCGAGAACATGGACGGCTACGAACTCGGCGAGTGGAAGGAGTTCGAGTTCTCCTCGCTCATTCCGGCGCTCACGAGCGAGAACATCGACCTCATCGCCGCGGCGATGACGATTAACGACGAACGCAAGCAGACCATCTCGTTTTCTGACCCCTACTACGAGGCAGACCAGTCCGTGCTCGTCCGCGCAGACGGCGAGTTTGCGCCGGGTTCGCTCGACGACCTGAACGGCCACCCGGTCGGGGCACAGAAAGGGACGACGGGCGAGTCCATCGTCCAAGAGCAGGTTCCGGACGCGACCTACCGCGCCTACGACAACTACGTCCTCGCCGTGCGCGACCTTGAGAACGGCAACGTCGATGCCGTCGTGCTCGACAAGCCGGTCGCCGAAAACTTCGCCTCACAGAACGCCGTCGAAGTCGCGTTCATCGAAGAGACCGGCGAACAGTACGGCCTCGGTGTCCGCCAGGACTCTGAGTTCATAGACGCGCTCAACGAGGGCCTCGCCGCCGTCCAAGAAGACGGCACGTACGAGGAAATCGTTAACAAGTGGTTCGGCCAAGAATAA
- a CDS encoding COX15/CtaA family protein, with the protein MNLRYRHLAAVTAGLTYILILLGVYTSLMGAGASCNLEWPLCSGGFLPQTAAGWIEWTHRLVAMITGFFILGTTYGAWKHDRDPRLKKATAIAAVFLPTQILLGAVTVKGYIWFGSIQHLVVLAHHATAMIIFAATVATTAWAYSAAQRETATSLSHSSTPADD; encoded by the coding sequence ATGAACCTCCGTTACCGGCACCTCGCCGCCGTAACCGCGGGGCTGACGTACATCCTCATCCTGCTCGGTGTGTACACGAGCCTGATGGGCGCAGGAGCATCGTGCAACTTAGAGTGGCCGCTCTGTTCTGGAGGCTTCCTCCCGCAGACGGCGGCTGGCTGGATTGAGTGGACCCACCGCCTCGTTGCGATGATAACCGGCTTCTTCATTCTCGGAACGACCTACGGCGCGTGGAAACACGACCGAGACCCACGCCTGAAGAAGGCCACGGCAATCGCTGCCGTGTTCCTCCCAACCCAGATTCTGCTCGGTGCGGTCACCGTGAAGGGGTACATCTGGTTCGGGAGCATCCAGCACCTCGTCGTGCTTGCCCACCACGCGACGGCCATGATTATCTTCGCGGCAACGGTTGCCACGACGGCGTGGGCGTATTCGGCCGCGCAGCGTGAGACGGCGACGTCCCTGTCTCACAGTTCCACGCCTGCGGACGACTAA
- a CDS encoding NADP-dependent malic enzyme, with protein sequence MGLDEDSLAYHKRDPPGKIEISTTKPTNTQRDLSLAYSPGVAAPCLEIEKNPDDAYTYTAKGNMVGVISNGSAVLGLGDIGAQASKPVMEGKGVLFKRFADIDVFDIELDLDDPEAIIASVKAMEPTFGGINLEDIKAPECFTIEERLREEMNIPVFHDDQHGTAIISGAALLNASDVVDKDLDSLNIVFSGAGASAIATARFYVSLGAKKENITMCDSSGIITKQRAEEGDVNEYKQQFARDVPEGGLADAMEGADVFAGLSIGGIVNQEMVKSMASDPIIFAMANPDPEITYEDAKAARDDMVIMATGRSDYPNQVNNVLGFPFIFRGALDVRASEINEEMKIAAAKALARLARQDVPDAVVKAYGDQPIQFGPDYIIPKPVDPRVLFEVAPAVAKAAIDSDASRIELDIDHYVEKLEARLGKSREMMRVVLNKAKLDPKRVVLAEGDDEKMVRAAYQLVEQGIAEPILIGDRDRIWETSQRLGLEFEPEIVDPDQSNLDAYADRLYELRRRKGVTRREADELITDGNYLGSVLVEMGDADAMLTGLTHHYPSALRPPLQVIGTAEDANYAAGVYMLTFKNRVIFCVDTTVNLDPTEEVLAEITKHTATLARRFNVEPRAALLSYSNFGSVDNEGTAKVRRAARTLRADPAVDFPVDGEMQADTAVVKSILDGTYEFSDLKKSANVLVFPNLEAGNIAYKLLQRLGGAEAIGPMLVGMDKPVHVLQRGDEVKDIVNLASVAVVDAQENN encoded by the coding sequence ATGGGACTTGATGAAGATTCTCTCGCATACCACAAGCGCGACCCGCCCGGTAAAATCGAAATTTCGACGACAAAACCAACGAACACCCAGCGCGACCTGAGTCTGGCGTACTCGCCGGGGGTGGCCGCGCCGTGTCTCGAAATCGAGAAAAATCCGGACGACGCCTACACCTACACCGCGAAAGGCAACATGGTCGGCGTCATCTCGAACGGCTCTGCGGTGCTCGGCCTCGGCGATATCGGCGCACAGGCCTCGAAACCCGTCATGGAAGGAAAAGGCGTCCTGTTCAAACGTTTCGCCGACATCGACGTGTTCGACATCGAACTCGACTTAGACGACCCAGAAGCCATCATCGCCTCGGTGAAGGCCATGGAGCCGACGTTCGGGGGCATCAACTTAGAGGACATCAAGGCGCCCGAGTGTTTCACCATCGAAGAGCGACTTCGAGAGGAGATGAATATCCCCGTGTTCCACGACGACCAACACGGCACCGCCATCATCTCCGGGGCCGCCCTCCTCAACGCGTCAGACGTCGTTGACAAGGACTTAGACTCGCTCAACATCGTGTTCTCGGGTGCTGGGGCAAGCGCCATCGCAACCGCCCGATTCTACGTCTCGCTCGGCGCGAAAAAGGAGAACATCACGATGTGTGACTCCTCGGGCATCATCACGAAACAGCGCGCGGAGGAAGGCGACGTAAACGAGTACAAACAGCAGTTCGCCCGCGACGTGCCGGAAGGCGGCCTCGCAGACGCGATGGAAGGCGCAGACGTCTTTGCGGGCCTCTCTATCGGCGGTATCGTGAACCAAGAGATGGTCAAGTCGATGGCATCAGACCCCATCATCTTCGCGATGGCGAACCCCGACCCCGAAATCACCTACGAGGACGCCAAAGCCGCCCGCGACGACATGGTCATCATGGCAACCGGGCGCTCTGACTACCCGAATCAGGTGAACAACGTCCTCGGCTTCCCGTTCATCTTCCGTGGCGCGCTCGACGTGCGCGCAAGCGAGATCAACGAAGAGATGAAGATTGCCGCCGCGAAGGCGCTTGCCCGCCTCGCCCGCCAAGACGTGCCGGACGCCGTCGTGAAAGCCTACGGTGATCAGCCGATTCAGTTCGGCCCTGATTACATCATTCCGAAGCCAGTCGACCCGCGTGTGTTGTTCGAGGTCGCCCCCGCCGTTGCGAAGGCGGCCATCGACTCGGACGCCTCGCGCATCGAACTCGACATCGACCACTACGTCGAAAAGCTCGAAGCGCGCCTCGGGAAATCCCGCGAGATGATGCGTGTCGTCCTCAACAAAGCAAAGCTCGACCCAAAGCGCGTCGTGCTCGCAGAAGGCGACGACGAGAAGATGGTGCGCGCAGCCTACCAACTCGTCGAACAGGGCATCGCAGAGCCAATTCTCATCGGCGACCGCGACCGCATCTGGGAGACCTCCCAGCGTCTCGGCCTCGAATTCGAGCCGGAAATCGTGGACCCAGACCAGAGCAACTTAGACGCCTACGCAGACCGCCTCTACGAACTTCGGCGGCGCAAAGGCGTCACCCGCCGCGAGGCTGACGAACTCATCACCGACGGCAACTACCTCGGCAGCGTCCTCGTGGAGATGGGCGATGCAGACGCGATGCTCACCGGCCTGACCCACCACTATCCCTCGGCCCTGCGCCCGCCGCTGCAGGTCATCGGGACGGCAGAAGACGCAAACTACGCCGCGGGGGTGTACATGCTCACCTTCAAAAACCGCGTCATCTTCTGCGTGGACACGACGGTCAATCTCGACCCGACCGAAGAAGTGCTCGCAGAGATTACGAAACATACCGCGACGCTCGCCCGTCGGTTCAACGTCGAGCCACGCGCCGCGTTGCTCTCCTACTCGAACTTTGGCTCCGTGGACAACGAAGGAACCGCGAAAGTTCGGCGCGCCGCCCGCACGCTGCGGGCTGACCCGGCCGTAGACTTCCCGGTCGATGGTGAAATGCAGGCAGACACCGCCGTCGTCAAGAGCATTCTCGATGGCACCTACGAGTTCTCTGACCTGAAGAAATCGGCGAACGTGCTCGTGTTCCCGAATCTGGAGGCGGGGAACATCGCGTACAAACTCCTTCAGCGCCTCGGCGGCGCAGAGGCAATCGGGCCAATGCTCGTGGGCATGGACAAACCCGTCCACGTCCTCCAGCGCGGCGACGAAGTCAAGGACATCGTGAACCTTGCGTCCGTTGCAGTCGTGGACGCCCAAGAGAACAACTAA
- a CDS encoding DUF1684 domain-containing protein has product MNYTADLEAERTRKDEFFKNHPHSPIPYDQREGFRGLIYYEPNPGLRFVVPLHEHEEKAELLLDTSTEGVRQYLRWGEFRVEIDDEDVVIQAYRTDEHESRLFIPFRDRTSGNETYGAGRYLDLEGEDRDGDEWILDFNFAYNPYCAYSEAYECPLPPGENWLQVAVNAGEKSYEPN; this is encoded by the coding sequence ATGAACTACACAGCCGACCTCGAAGCAGAGCGCACTCGCAAAGACGAATTTTTCAAGAATCATCCACACTCGCCGATTCCGTACGACCAGCGCGAGGGCTTTCGGGGGCTCATCTACTACGAACCGAACCCCGGCTTGCGGTTCGTCGTGCCCCTCCACGAACACGAGGAGAAAGCAGAACTCCTCCTCGATACGAGCACCGAGGGCGTTCGCCAGTATCTCCGGTGGGGCGAGTTCCGCGTCGAAATCGACGACGAGGACGTCGTGATTCAGGCCTACCGAACCGACGAACACGAATCACGGCTGTTCATCCCGTTTCGCGACCGGACGAGCGGCAACGAGACGTACGGGGCGGGTCGCTATCTCGACTTAGAAGGCGAAGACCGCGACGGCGACGAGTGGATTCTCGATTTCAACTTCGCGTACAACCCGTACTGCGCATACTCCGAGGCGTACGAGTGTCCGTTACCGCCGGGTGAAAACTGGTTGCAAGTGGCGGTGAACGCCGGCGAAAAGAGCTACGAACCGAATTAG
- a CDS encoding ribonuclease H, with amino-acid sequence MAVYGRRTLRNLFDDSPTPHIAHPPRTHHRHFYVATDGSYRESGGGLGVVIETHDGERVARLSVPDSPPDNNVAEYRALHLGLDVLAARAPRTARVGVLIDHENLAANVNTATILAQDTDWLPHHQFTIPASAEHHWRGIRARICGFAELRAAQISSGENPAHSLANAPDQYSHVNRERARCVLPQPFDVPQSPNETGVPPPSRADRHAGD; translated from the coding sequence TCGCACACCCCCCTCGCACTCACCATCGCCATTTTTACGTAGCGACGGATGGGTCGTACCGGGAGTCCGGTGGCGGGTTGGGCGTCGTCATTGAAACGCACGACGGTGAACGCGTGGCCCGGCTTTCAGTGCCGGATTCGCCACCCGATAACAACGTCGCAGAGTACCGGGCGTTACATCTCGGGCTCGACGTACTCGCCGCACGCGCGCCGCGAACCGCGCGCGTTGGCGTCCTCATCGATCATGAGAACCTCGCGGCAAACGTGAACACGGCGACCATTCTGGCCCAGGACACAGACTGGCTGCCCCACCATCAGTTCACGATTCCCGCCAGCGCAGAACATCACTGGCGCGGGATTCGCGCCCGTATTTGTGGGTTTGCGGAGCTTCGGGCTGCACAGATTTCCTCTGGAGAGAACCCCGCTCATTCGCTTGCGAACGCACCAGACCAGTACAGTCACGTCAACCGCGAGCGGGCGCGCTGTGTGCTCCCCCAACCGTTCGACGTGCCACAGTCACCGAACGAGACGGGTGTGCCGCCGCCGTCGCGCGCAGACCGTCACGCGGGAGACTGA